The following are encoded together in the Streptomyces sp. NBC_00341 genome:
- a CDS encoding ABC transporter permease has translation MTATATPARPTGLVPSGTATAFARHRTPLLLGAAIVLLVLGSVLVGRGAWPGDLTVDLTGPLGSVSDWIIDNRDTHPLFLYFFGHISNGVVLSVRAVYLVLLAAGWAGVTAAVGLIAWRVAGVRLALSGVAAFLLCGLLGMWVPTMQTLALMVVAVLVSVVLGALLGLAAGLSDRVFRLLRPVLDTMQVMPAFAYLLPVVLVFGIGVPAAVLATVVYAAPPMARLTALGLRGADAGVMEAAASLGATGRQRLLTARLPLARRELLLGLNQTIMMALSMAVIASVIGAGGLGDRVYQALASVDVGAALAAGVPIVLLAVVLDRVTSAAGNGLDAPRAGSARLGWAVAAAGTVIVAVVARLVSGTTWPDGRTVAVAEPVNRAVGWMTDHLYSGVPVVGGTADWAAHFTTWILDPVRDGLQWLPWWAVLLLIAVLAMLIGTWRTTVTAVLAMAAIGVLGVWDPALDTLSQVLAGVAVTLVAGFAVGIAASRSERVERLLRPVLDVFQTMPQFVYLIPVVALFGVGRAPAVAAAVIYALPAVVRITTQGLNGVDPVTMESSRSLGATGVQQLLKVQLPLARPALLLAVNQGVVLVLAVVVIGGLVGGGALGYAAVFGLAQGDLATGLVAGAAIVLLGLMLDRVTQPTARHFGKGA, from the coding sequence GCCGGGGGACCTCACCGTCGACCTCACCGGTCCGCTCGGCAGCGTCAGCGACTGGATCATCGACAACCGCGATACCCACCCGCTGTTCCTCTACTTCTTCGGGCACATCAGCAACGGCGTCGTGCTCTCGGTGCGCGCCGTCTACCTGGTCCTGCTCGCGGCCGGCTGGGCCGGGGTCACCGCGGCGGTCGGGCTGATCGCCTGGCGGGTGGCCGGTGTCCGGCTCGCGCTGTCCGGGGTCGCCGCGTTCCTGCTCTGCGGGCTGCTCGGCATGTGGGTGCCGACCATGCAGACCCTGGCGCTGATGGTGGTCGCCGTCCTGGTCTCGGTGGTGCTCGGTGCGCTCCTCGGCCTGGCCGCGGGGCTTTCGGACCGGGTCTTCCGCCTGCTGCGGCCGGTGCTCGACACCATGCAGGTGATGCCGGCCTTCGCGTATCTGCTGCCGGTGGTGCTCGTCTTCGGCATCGGTGTGCCGGCCGCCGTGCTGGCCACGGTCGTCTACGCGGCGCCGCCGATGGCCCGGCTGACCGCTCTCGGGCTGCGCGGCGCCGACGCGGGCGTCATGGAGGCGGCGGCCTCGCTCGGCGCCACCGGACGGCAGCGGCTGCTGACCGCCCGGCTGCCGCTGGCCCGCAGGGAGCTGCTGCTCGGCCTCAACCAGACCATCATGATGGCCCTCTCGATGGCGGTCATCGCCTCGGTCATCGGCGCCGGCGGTCTCGGGGACCGCGTCTACCAGGCGCTGGCCTCCGTCGACGTCGGAGCCGCGCTCGCGGCCGGCGTCCCGATCGTGCTCCTGGCCGTGGTTCTCGACCGGGTCACCAGCGCGGCGGGCAACGGGCTCGACGCGCCCCGGGCCGGATCGGCCCGGCTGGGCTGGGCCGTCGCCGCGGCCGGCACCGTGATCGTGGCCGTGGTGGCGCGCCTCGTCTCCGGGACGACCTGGCCGGACGGCCGGACCGTCGCGGTGGCCGAGCCCGTCAACAGGGCCGTCGGCTGGATGACCGACCACCTGTACTCGGGCGTCCCGGTCGTCGGCGGCACGGCGGACTGGGCCGCGCACTTCACCACCTGGATCCTCGACCCGGTGCGGGACGGGCTGCAGTGGCTGCCCTGGTGGGCGGTGCTGCTGCTGATCGCCGTGCTCGCCATGCTGATCGGCACCTGGCGCACCACGGTGACCGCCGTCCTCGCGATGGCCGCCATCGGAGTACTCGGCGTCTGGGATCCGGCGCTCGACACGCTGTCCCAGGTGCTGGCCGGTGTCGCGGTGACCCTGGTGGCCGGTTTCGCCGTCGGGATCGCCGCCTCCCGCAGCGAACGGGTGGAGCGGCTGCTGCGTCCGGTGCTGGACGTGTTCCAGACGATGCCGCAGTTCGTCTACCTCATCCCCGTCGTGGCCCTGTTCGGTGTCGGCCGCGCACCGGCGGTGGCCGCCGCCGTCATCTACGCGCTGCCCGCCGTCGTCCGCATCACCACGCAGGGCCTGAACGGCGTCGACCCGGTCACCATGGAGTCCTCGCGCTCCCTCGGTGCGACGGGGGTCCAGCAGCTGCTGAAGGTCCAGCTTCCGCTGGCCCGGCCGGCGCTCCTGCTCGCCGTCAACCAGGGCGTCGTCCTGGTGCTCGCCGTGGTGGTCATCGGCGGTCTCGTCGGTGGCGGGGCGCTCGGATACGCCGCCGTGTTCGGCCTCGCGCAGGGCGACCTGGCGACCGGGCTGGTCGCCGGCGCCGCGATCGTCCTGCTCGGCCTGATGCTCGACCGCGTCACCCAGCCGACGGCACGCCACTTCGGAAAGGGGGCCTGA